In one Motacilla alba alba isolate MOTALB_02 chromosome 7, Motacilla_alba_V1.0_pri, whole genome shotgun sequence genomic region, the following are encoded:
- the NIFK gene encoding LOW QUALITY PROTEIN: MKI67 FHA domain-interacting nucleolar phosphoprotein (The sequence of the model RefSeq protein was modified relative to this genomic sequence to represent the inferred CDS: inserted 1 base in 1 codon), producing the protein MVPPLPAHGAFRAAGARLPRAPPARAAPGCPAHRLSGRSSQDERRGGREGAQRVLIAPGVKLAASRAGVCRPGGVRVPGRPPGAVGPGPVGPREGPSAPLLGDGVWPHGAGARAVTHFRRARGGSMAAGEAMAAEAPAAVRAPPLLALEPRLQRQFQQKVQRARTKRTAKEELTPGVVFVGHLPRGLCEPQLREYFGQFGTVTRLRLSRSKKTGASKGYAFMEFECDDVAKIVADTMNNYLFSERLLKCQFVPPEKVHENLFKDCDKIFRKPSQPAVRRYNRIRSLLDKARMTKRLLRKERLLRKKLAEKGLEYDFPGFAAQALSKKRKKVKTSKKSKLNVSLSSQDPTPVCTPAVLERRKAARMDDDTEDEVTVRLPSGSVKNAVQRPKKQPRXKAKPEETETDLKFLWL; encoded by the exons ATGGTGCCGCCGCTTCCCGCCCACGGGGCCTTCCGCGCCGCCGGCGCGCGCCTGCCCCGCGCACCGCCtgcccgcgccgcgccgggctGCCCCGCGCACCGCCTGAGCGGCCGGAGCAGCCAGGATGAACGGAGGGGCGGCCGGGAGGGTGCCCAGCGAGTGCTGATCGCCCCGGGGGTGAAGCTGGCCGCCTCCAGGGCGGGAGTTTGTCGCCCCGGCGGTGTCCGTGTCCCGGGCCGCCCTCCCGGTGCGGTGGGGCCGGGCCCGGTGGGGCCTCGCGAGGGCCCGTCCGCCCCGTTGCTGGGAGACGGCGTCTGGCCGCACGGCGCCGGCGCGAGGGCAGTGACGCACTTCCGGCGGGCGCGCGGAGGCAGCATGGCGGCGGGGGAGGCCATGGCGGCGGAGGCGCCCGCGGCCGTGAGGGCGCCGCCGCTCCTGGCGCTGGAGCCGCGGCTGCAGCGCCAGTTCCAGCAGAAGGTGCAGCGGGCCCGCACCAAGCGGACGGCCAAG GAGGAGCTGACGCCCGGCGTGGTGTTCGTGGGGCATCTCCCGCGGGGCCTCTGCGAGCCGCAGCTCCGCGAGTACTTCGGGCAGTTCGGGACGGTGACGCGGCTGCGGCTCTCCCGGAGTAAGAAG ACTGGAGCCAGCAAAGGCTATGCATTTATGGAGTTTGAGTGTGATGATGTGGCCAAGATTGTTGCAGACACAATGAATAACTACCTGTTTTCTGAGAGACTGCTGAAGT GTCAGTTCGTGCCTCCTGAGAAGGTCCACGAGAACCTCTTCAAAGACTGTGACAAGATCTTCCGGAAGCCTTCCCAGCCGGCGGTGCGGCGCTACAACAGGATCCGCTCCCTGCTGGACAAGGCCAGGATGACCAAGCGCCTGCTGCGGAAGGAGAGGCTCTTACGGAAGAAGCTGGCTGAAAAGGGGCTGGAGTATGACTTCCCAGGATTT GCTGCACAGGCGCTttccaaaaagagaaaaaaagttaaaacatcCAAGAAATCAAAACTGAACGTTTCTTTGAGCAGCCAG GATCCTACTCCAGTCTGTACTCCAGCAGTGCTCGAGCGCCGGAAAGCTGCTCGGATGGATGATGACACAGAGGATGAAGTAACTGTAAGGCTTCCTTCTGGCAGCGTTAAGAACGCTGTGCAGAGACCAAAGAAGCAGCCAA CAAAGGCCAAGcctgaagaaacagaaacagaccTAAAATTTTTGTGGCTGTAG